From one Thermodesulfobacteriota bacterium genomic stretch:
- a CDS encoding radical SAM protein codes for MLISEIFLSIQGESTYVGIPCIFIRLAGCNLDCTWCDTPYARTPDEASEASVEEVVAEARKLKPWLVEVTGGEPLLQPETKELTKKLLDLDYRVLIETNGSVSFEGLDERLVKVVDIKCPSSGHDDVFLMSNVPLITPEDEVKFVIGDRGDYEFAKRFTAEYAGSRTEKILFAPVRPELEPRVLADWILADGLSVRLQVQMHGYIWADERQR; via the coding sequence GTGCTTATAAGCGAGATATTCCTCAGCATCCAGGGCGAGTCCACTTACGTGGGCATACCCTGTATATTCATAAGGCTTGCCGGTTGCAACCTGGACTGCACGTGGTGCGACACTCCCTACGCCCGCACCCCGGACGAGGCGAGTGAGGCGTCGGTGGAGGAGGTCGTTGCGGAGGCGAGGAAGCTGAAACCGTGGCTTGTCGAGGTAACGGGTGGGGAGCCGCTCCTGCAGCCCGAGACAAAGGAGCTTACGAAGAAACTCCTCGACCTCGACTACCGCGTCCTCATCGAGACCAACGGGAGCGTGAGTTTCGAGGGGCTCGACGAGAGGCTCGTAAAGGTGGTGGACATAAAGTGCCCTTCGAGCGGCCACGACGACGTCTTCCTTATGAGTAACGTCCCGCTCATCACCCCCGAGGACGAGGTGAAGTTCGTCATAGGCGACAGGGGCGACTACGAGTTCGCGAAGAGGTTTACCGCGGAGTACGCGGGCAGCAGGACGGAGAAGATACTCTTCGCTCCGGTAAGGCCCGAGCTCGAGCCCAGGGTTCTCGCCGACTGGATACTCGCCGACGGCCTCAGCGTCAGGCTGCAGGTGCAGATGCACGGCTACATATGGGCCGATGAGAGACAGCGGTAA